The Christiangramia forsetii KT0803 DNA segment ATTGTTTGACAGACTAGATAGTATTATCTTTGCAAGCCCATTCATTTATGCTTATTTATATATATTGAATTATGTTTCATAAAGAAGGATATAAAATAATGACCATTACTGCGATCATCCTGATTGCAATAAATATCATTTCATACAGTTTAATTAATGTATACTGGATAAAGTTTGCAGTTCTGCTTACATCTATTCTTTTTTTCTTTCTGATTATTCAGTTTTTCAGAAATCCAAAAAGAACCACAAGCTTAAACAATGAGCACATTATTGCCCCGGTAGACGGAAAGGTTGTGGTAATTGAGGAGGTTTATGAGAAAGAATACTTTAAAGATAAGAGACTGCAAATTTCAATTTTCATGTCGCCTATCAATGTACATGTTACGCGACATCCAGTAGGTGGAAAAGTTACTTTTAGCAAATACCATCCTGGAAAATTTCTGGTTGCCTGGCATCCAAAGTCCAGTGAAGAAAATGAGAGAACTACCGTGGTTGTAAAAAATGAGGCTATAGGAGAAATACTATATCGTCAAATTGCAGGAGCAATGGCAAAAAGAATAGTGAATTACGCTGAAGTGGATACTGAAGTAGTTCAGGGAAGCGATAGCGGATTTATTAAATTTGGTAGCAGGGTTGATGTATTTGTTCCTATTGGAACAAAAGTGAATGTTGAAATCAATCAAAAAGTAAAAGGAGGCATTAGTATAATTGCTGATGTGGCTTCTTAAATAATATGATGGCAGAAGAAAATTTAGAGTTTCTAAAAGCCTACGAAATGGCAAGTAGCACAGATCAGCAATTTCCACCTGATGTGCTTTTACACTTTTATGCTCTTTATAAGAGAGCTACAGAGAAAAACGGATTCTACATACCTCCTACGAACCAAGGTGATCTAAGAAGCGCTTTTAAAATAAATGCGCTCATACAAGTTAAAGACTTAAGCAAAAAAGAAGCTGAAAAGCAATATATAGAACTGGTTGAACATCATATTGGAGAAATTCCGAAGTGATATTAAATTATATAGTAAATAAAAAAAGAGGGCAAATTGTCCTCTTTTTTT contains these protein-coding regions:
- a CDS encoding acyl-CoA-binding protein, which translates into the protein MMAEENLEFLKAYEMASSTDQQFPPDVLLHFYALYKRATEKNGFYIPPTNQGDLRSAFKINALIQVKDLSKKEAEKQYIELVEHHIGEIPK
- a CDS encoding phosphatidylserine decarboxylase family protein, whose translation is MFHKEGYKIMTITAIILIAINIISYSLINVYWIKFAVLLTSILFFFLIIQFFRNPKRTTSLNNEHIIAPVDGKVVVIEEVYEKEYFKDKRLQISIFMSPINVHVTRHPVGGKVTFSKYHPGKFLVAWHPKSSEENERTTVVVKNEAIGEILYRQIAGAMAKRIVNYAEVDTEVVQGSDSGFIKFGSRVDVFVPIGTKVNVEINQKVKGGISIIADVAS